In Vibrio quintilis, the DNA window CCGGGTTCATCTGGAAGAAAAACCATCGGGTCGCGGGCATTTTATCAATCTGGTCACCCTCGGAGGCAGGCCGTGGATTGTTGATGCCGGGTTTGGTGCAAATACTCCACGGGCGCCTCTTCCGGTTATCTTTAATCAGGAAATATCAACCGACATTCAAACATTTCGTTTCATTAAAGATGAGTGCTTTGGCATTATCCTTCAGGAGCAAAGCAATCCGGGCTGGAGGAATTTATACAGTCTGGACATGGGTCATGTGTGTGAAGGCGATATCGCTTATGGCAATCACTTTACCTCAACCAGCGCAGACTCTGTCTTTGTCTCGACATGTGTTGCTTCACTCAGGACAGATGAAGGCCTTATCACGCTGCTAAACAATCAGTTAAAAATCAAACGCCCTGGAAGTACCCGGGAAATCATTCTTGAAAGTGAGCAATCTTATTTTTCAGCTTTAAAAACATATTTCGGAATTGAGCTGAATATCCCTTATCAGGAAATTACAAAGCATTTTTAAATCACCGTTTACTGTTGTTATGATTTATTTGGGTGACCGGGAATTATCGGGACAGGGTTACCGGGACAGGCGCATCAAAGATAAATTACCGGGACTTTTATTCCTCCGATAGGTACGATTATCATGACTGAGTTTTGGGTCAGATATACCTACTGATTTTCAACCCAGAATGACCATGTCTACAAATCAGTGCCTTGTCTCAGAGCCTGACAAATCTCACGGAAACCTGCATTTTCAGGTTGTTTGGGTATATAAAAATAAAATGCCATGATCTGAGAGTTGTTATCACATATTTTGATTTTCTCATCAGAGAATGAATCCGCAGACCTGAGTCATAAAATAAATTGAACAAGGAATAAATGATGATCATTATCAATGCCAGTTTAAGAGGAAAGGATGGTTATTACACGATTGTGTGTGATAACGGCAAATTTAAATCAATTGTTCCGCAACAGGACAGGATTGAAAATCCGCATGCAGATATCGATGCGGGAGGAAACCTGCTGTGTCCTCCCTTTGTTGAACCTCACATTCATTTAGACGCAGTCCTGACCGCGGGTGAACCCCGCTGGAATATGAGTGGAACACTGTTTGAGGGAATAGAATGCTGGGCCGAAAGAAAGCCGATGCTAACTCATGATGATGTTCAGCAACGGGTTTTGAAAACAGTAGAGCTGTTATCAGAAAATGGCATTCAGCATATCAGAACGCATATCGACACGACCGATCCTGATTTGGTTGCATTGAAAGCAATCAATGACTTGAGACCCAAACTCTCCCCCTACATTGATCTGCAAATTGTGGCGTTCCCTCAGGAAGGGATTTTATCCTTTCCGGAAGGAAAGAAACTCATGGAAAAAACACTGGATTATGGCGTTGATGTCATCGGCGGCATTCCTCATTTTGAATACACCAGAGAGTATGGCGTTCAATCTGTGGTGTGGGTGATGGAACTGGCTGAGAAACACCATAAGCTGGTGGACATCCATTGTGATGAAATCGATGATGAAGCCTCCCGCTTTCTTGAAGTACTGGCAACTGTTGCTCTGGAAAAAGGAATGGGGGAACGTGTCACGGCAAGCCATACGACTGCAATGCACTCTTATAATAATGCTTACTGTCATAAACTGTTTCGCCTGCTGAAGCAGTCGAAAATCAATTTTATTTCATGTCCGACTGAGAGTATTCATCTTCAGGGGCGGTTTGACGCCTACCCAAAACGCCGTGGTATTACCCGGGTAAAAGAAATCCGGGCAGCAGGCATGAACATTTGCTTTGCGCAGGATTCGATTCAGGATCCCTGGTATTCACTGGGTAACGGTAAACTGCTGCGCGTATTAGATTCGGGCCTGCATTCATGCCACATGATGGGATATGAGGATTTATCAACCGCACTGGATCTCATTACAGACAATAGCGCTAAAGCTTTAAATATTGCAGCGCGCTATGGCATCGAGGTGGGTAAACCGGCTAACTTTATCGTCATCGAAGGTAAGAATGATATAGAAGTCATTCAAAAACAGGGAGAGGTATTGTATTCCGTCCGGCAGGGCAAAATCCTGCTCTCACGCCAGCCGGCCGTCATCTCAGAACGCGTCCGGCTCACACAATAAGTCACCGCTGAGTATTCAGCAATATTGTACAGAACAGCCGGAAAGTTTGACCTCTGGCTTGCTTAATGAAAATCACTGATGATTGTCCGGTCCTTTTGGCGGTTTACAAAAGTATCTGAGAGCACAAATTATCCGGGGACAAAAAGTATCCGGGGACAGACACTTCTGAAAAGATTTAAAAGAAACATTTAAATGTGCCTGTCCCTGTAATTTCTGTAATTTCCCTCAATAGATTTTGTTCCACTTCAAGATGATAATCAGCCTGCCTTTGTATTAAACATGACACATATTGAGGCTACAATCATTTTCCCTAACATGGCACTCAATTACAGCGAGTCAAAGGAAATGATGAAGCAAACGCAACTCAACTTGCCAAAGTTTTTGGCAATCATATTAGTATTTATATTTACTTTTCAGGCAGATGCAACAGAGAAACTTCCCGCGCTTGGAGCGGATATCCAAAACACATCAGTATCCGGGTTGTCTTCCGGCGGATATATGGCAGGGCAATTTTTCATGGCACATTCTGCGATGATGAAAGGTGTCGGAATTGTTGGCGCAGGGCCTTACCTCTGCTCAGGTTCATGGCCGCTCCCTTATGAAATTGCGTCAGTTACAACATGTAAAAATCCCCGGTATTCATTCTGGGAACCCAATACGCCTCATTTGATTGCAACCACCAGACAACTCTCAGCCAGTGGGAAAATCGACGATATTCAGCATCTGAAAACAGCGCATTATTATATTTTTGGCGGCCTCAATGACCAAACGGTGACACAAAGAGTCGTCGATCAGAATATCTCTTTCTTTCAGTCTCTTGGTGTCAGTGAACGTGCTATATGGTACGACGATAATGTCAATGCCGGACATGCTTTTATTACCGATAATCCGCAAGATAGTGCATGTTCAGTGACCCGGTCGCCCTACATCAACAACTGTGGATTTTCGCAAGCCGGACGCATTTTATCTCAGATCTACCCTGATTTTACGGCAAGCGAAACAAATCCTGCGGCAACACCGGAGGCCTTTGATCAATCCGAATTTATTCAGGAACCTTTTACCAGTATGGATGAAACGGGCTATGTTTATATTCCGCCGCAATGTAAATCCGGAACCACCTGTGCGGTTCATGTCATCTTCCATGGCTGCCGGCAAGGTGCCACAGTGATTGGCGATAAATTCTATACGGGTACGGGGTATAACCAATATGCAGATGCGAATCACCTGATTTTGTTGTATCCGCAGGTTCATCGCTCTGCCAGCCTGACCGCAACTGAACCTGAAAACCCCAAAGGATGCTGGGATTACTGGGGATACTCAGAACCTCAGAACCCATTCGGAGATTTTTATACCAAAGATGCCCCACAAATCCGGGCGGTGTATCGAATGATTCAGCGTTTAACCAGTCCTGGACATTGATTCTGAAAACATGATTCTGAAAGCGTCTGTCTCTGGATTTACCGGGACTGGATTTACCGGGACTGGATTTATCGGGACTGACGCTTTAAATACTGAACTTAAACGTTTGTCCTTATTTGTTTGCTTTTTGCCGGATATCCTCAGGCTGAGATAGTACTTGGGTATAAACGGGAACCGGCAGATTATGTGCCTTTAAGAAGCTTAACTTATCCCAATACCCTCGCTGGAAAGTAATAAGCCCTGCTTCAAATTTGAAGAATCCACATCCGCGCAGACCCATAGGATCTTTCCATTCCAGAATAGCCCAGTCGCCATCCTGAAAGATATTTTCTACGATACAAACCATTTCGGCTGCTGCAAATTCATCGACAAACATCTTCTTAATCGCTGCCTTACCCATAACGGGTTCATTAGCGACCTGATGATTCACTGCATCATCAGAATAAAAAGTGGCGATTTTCTCAGCATCGCCCTGATTAAAGGCTTCTACCCATAATTTAATGATGTCTTTCGGTTCCATAACGATTCACCCATTTATACAGTTGCCTGTCCCTATTCATTCTTCTTTGCCTGTAAAAACGAACACTACTTCTTATTTCACCTTCTGTATAGCGGCATCTTGTTGTGATAGCAGAACAGAATCAAATCATCTTCCGGTATTCAGCTCACCCGGCGATAAGGTTATAATTTCTCAAAAGCACACCACATCCAGAGGCAAGCACAATGATCGTGTCATCGGCAAGCATTAACCAAACCCCGCGGGACTGGGAAGGCAATATCTCCCGCATTCAGTCTGTCATTGATCATTGTGCAGCAGCCGGTGCAACGCTGATTGTGACTCCGGAGCTCAGTATTTCCGGTTACGGTTGTGAAGATTATTTTTATCAGGAAAAACTGACGGATACTGCATTACAAGCCCTTTCCTGTCTCAGGATTCCTGAGGGCGTGCTGGTCACCGTGGGTTTACCTGTGCTCTTTTGCAATCGCTTATATAACGCCGTGGCACTGCTGCAAAACAATGATGATGGCCGGATCATTCAGGGGATGGCGTTTAAGAAGCAACTGGCAATGAATGGCATTCATTATGAAGCACGCTGGTTCTCAAAATGGGAGTCCGGTTCCGTCGTTGAAACCGACCAGATCACCGGCTATCCCATTGCCATCGGCGACCCGGTCTTCGACTATTGCGGCTACCGGATTGGGTTTGAAACCTGTGAAGAAT includes these proteins:
- a CDS encoding arylamine N-acetyltransferase family protein, with amino-acid sequence MNSEMLANYLNKIGMKSHIEPALDSLKKIHQLQHSRIPFENFDVINGTTPFLSEAALYQKLVIQERGGYCFELNGLLSHILKFVGFDVRPLLGRVHLEEKPSGRGHFINLVTLGGRPWIVDAGFGANTPRAPLPVIFNQEISTDIQTFRFIKDECFGIILQEQSNPGWRNLYSLDMGHVCEGDIAYGNHFTSTSADSVFVSTCVASLRTDEGLITLLNNQLKIKRPGSTREIILESEQSYFSALKTYFGIELNIPYQEITKHF
- the codA gene encoding cytosine deaminase — encoded protein: MMIIINASLRGKDGYYTIVCDNGKFKSIVPQQDRIENPHADIDAGGNLLCPPFVEPHIHLDAVLTAGEPRWNMSGTLFEGIECWAERKPMLTHDDVQQRVLKTVELLSENGIQHIRTHIDTTDPDLVALKAINDLRPKLSPYIDLQIVAFPQEGILSFPEGKKLMEKTLDYGVDVIGGIPHFEYTREYGVQSVVWVMELAEKHHKLVDIHCDEIDDEASRFLEVLATVALEKGMGERVTASHTTAMHSYNNAYCHKLFRLLKQSKINFISCPTESIHLQGRFDAYPKRRGITRVKEIRAAGMNICFAQDSIQDPWYSLGNGKLLRVLDSGLHSCHMMGYEDLSTALDLITDNSAKALNIAARYGIEVGKPANFIVIEGKNDIEVIQKQGEVLYSVRQGKILLSRQPAVISERVRLTQ
- a CDS encoding extracellular catalytic domain type 2 short-chain-length polyhydroxyalkanoate depolymerase encodes the protein MMKQTQLNLPKFLAIILVFIFTFQADATEKLPALGADIQNTSVSGLSSGGYMAGQFFMAHSAMMKGVGIVGAGPYLCSGSWPLPYEIASVTTCKNPRYSFWEPNTPHLIATTRQLSASGKIDDIQHLKTAHYYIFGGLNDQTVTQRVVDQNISFFQSLGVSERAIWYDDNVNAGHAFITDNPQDSACSVTRSPYINNCGFSQAGRILSQIYPDFTASETNPAATPEAFDQSEFIQEPFTSMDETGYVYIPPQCKSGTTCAVHVIFHGCRQGATVIGDKFYTGTGYNQYADANHLILLYPQVHRSASLTATEPENPKGCWDYWGYSEPQNPFGDFYTKDAPQIRAVYRMIQRLTSPGH
- a CDS encoding nuclear transport factor 2 family protein, translated to MEPKDIIKLWVEAFNQGDAEKIATFYSDDAVNHQVANEPVMGKAAIKKMFVDEFAAAEMVCIVENIFQDGDWAILEWKDPMGLRGCGFFKFEAGLITFQRGYWDKLSFLKAHNLPVPVYTQVLSQPEDIRQKANK